The genomic DNA AAAGACCACGAACCTGTATCCGGTACTGATTGCAATCCTTCCATTACACCGTTCTGTTGCAGGAATTCCACCCGATCTGTGACTTGGTAGCCAAGTGACCGATATAAAGCGATGGCAGCATCGTTACTGTGAATAGCCTCCAAGGTTGCTGTATCGACACCCTTATCCCGGTAGATGTCAAGGACGGCTTCCATCATCCGTTTGCCGACCCCTGTTCTCCTGAATTCCGGCGCAACCCCTGTGCCTCCGTTATAGCCGATGAGTTTCCCCTGTTTGCTTCTGAACCCATTCAATACAATCCCTGCTGGCACCCCACTGACAAATGCAACGATAGAATCTTCTGCTGAGAAGCCTTCTTGAACCATACGCTGCAAGAAATAATCCATCGTCATCGTCATATCCGTAAAATATCCTTTAAAACCGCTGTTCCACGCTTCAAGTACATCCGTTAACGTGCAGTTAGAGAGACGCTCGATTGTTATCAAATCATTACTCCTCCTCATTAAAACTGACCGGTTAGTTTTTTATATACCTATATTATGATCCATTTTCCTTTCTGTTTCAAGAAAAATATGGGAATCATTCCAGGATCTCGTACGAAGAAATGTGGGAAGGATTGATATATAAAGAAGGGTGAATTTCAATAAGCTCATCACGAACAGATTCATCCTGAGTCATCACGATTGTTTGAAAATCGTCTTTCTCCATCTGCAACACATATTCCTTACCACTGTTCATGACCACTTTAATACGCATCCAACATTCCCCCTTTTTGTTGTATATGTATATTCGTTTCCGTTATTTTCATTTCCTTCTTCCTCTGATTGGACTTTTAAAATATTAACGGAACTTGAAGCAAAAAAAGAGCACCAAATCCGCATGATTTAGCACTCTAATTCCAATCTCATCCTCGTCATTTTTGACTGAATGCCTTTTTACCTAATTTCTCCACGATGGAAGGAGCAAGCTGATACAATTTACTCCCAATTTCCATCCAGCCTGGCATGTTCACTTCACGTACCGGTCTTTCAATTGCTTTTGTGACTTTACGAGCAACATCCACCGGCTCCAGCAGCCACTTTTCAATGTTCTTTTCATATTCCCCTGTTTTATCGGCAATCTTGAAAAAGTTCGTCTGAATCGGCCCTGGATTTACTGTCGTCACAACAATGCCATGGTCCTTTGTTTCTAATCGCAGACTGTTTGAAAAGCCGAGGACGGCATGCTTGGTCGCTGCATAGACGCTTCCTTTCACAGTGGCGAGCTTTGCTGCTTGGGATGCAATATTGATGATATGTCCACTTTTACGGTTCATCATCTCTGGGAGGACTGCTTTTGTGCAAGCCATCAACCCGACGACATTCGTATCAAACATACCCTTCACATCTTCCATGTCCGCTTCCAGGAAATATTCGAAAATGCCGTATCCTGCATTATTGACCAGCACATCAATGGGTCCTACCTCTCTTTCAATCCGGTTGAAAACCCGTTCGACATCAACTACATCTTGGACATCCAGGCGATAATACGGTGCTTGTATTTGGAAATCATGCTTGATTTCATTCTGAAGATGCTGCAATTTGTCCTCTGAACGGGCCACGAGTACAGGCGTCCAGCCTTTTGCTGCGACCATTTTTGCGATATGCGACCCAAGTCCGCTCGAGGCCCCTGTCACGACAACACACTTATTTGCACTCATTCGTTATGACCTCTTTCGCTCGAAAATAGAGTACACCGTCTACTTGGTGAATCGTAACTTGATCCTTGCTCATCAACAAATCCAAATGACCAAGCGTTTCTGACATCGTCAATCCGAGTTCCTTCAAAAAAATCGTCGGAAAAAGCTTCTGACAGATCTCAAATCCTGTCATCGATTCTTTAGATATGATCTTCAAAATATCATCTGCTCTTTCTTCTTGTTTCAGCAAACGTAATTGGACAAGCTCCACAGGGTGTTCCACCGGCTCACCGTGCCCTGCGAGGACCTTCTTCACATCATGTTCAATCAGCTTTCTTAGAGATTCCCTGTATTGCAGTAAGGTTTTCGGACGTGCCGTGTTTCCGGTTGGAGGTGGCTCGATGAGTGCATTGGATGAAATATGTTTAATCAAATGATCTCCGCCAATCATCAGCCCATCTTCCTCTCGTATTAAGGAGAGATGACCTTGAGCATGACCGGGTGTCTCAATGATATACCAGCCAGGCAACCCCGCAATTCCATCACCTTCTTTTACGATCTGATCCACTTCTATGGTACAAGAGTAATCAAGGTAACCCCTGACCCGTTCCATCGCTTTTTTATGAAACTTCTCAATGCCCATTTCCTTGTAAACCGTAAAATAGAATTGGTCATGATGCGCGAAGAAATCAGGATCCTTCTTCAACCACGGAAGATTATATTCAAGACA from Pseudalkalibacillus sp. SCS-8 includes the following:
- a CDS encoding MBL fold metallo-hydrolase, translated to MNHLETIHCITLPTPFAVGDVNLYLIEGEKLTLVDTGPKTPEAWQSFQSQLNALGFKPGDIDQVILTHHHPDHVGLADYLKEDKIPFICLEYNLPWLKKDPDFFAHHDQFYFTVYKEMGIEKFHKKAMERVRGYLDYSCTIEVDQIVKEGDGIAGLPGWYIIETPGHAQGHLSLIREEDGLMIGGDHLIKHISSNALIEPPPTGNTARPKTLLQYRESLRKLIEHDVKKVLAGHGEPVEHPVELVQLRLLKQEERADDILKIISKESMTGFEICQKLFPTIFLKELGLTMSETLGHLDLLMSKDQVTIHQVDGVLYFRAKEVITNECK
- a CDS encoding GNAT family N-acetyltransferase, whose amino-acid sequence is MITIERLSNCTLTDVLEAWNSGFKGYFTDMTMTMDYFLQRMVQEGFSAEDSIVAFVSGVPAGIVLNGFRSKQGKLIGYNGGTGVAPEFRRTGVGKRMMEAVLDIYRDKGVDTATLEAIHSNDAAIALYRSLGYQVTDRVEFLQQNGVMEGLQSVPDTGSWSFVRKDRETIQQLPFYDDGAPWQTQWQSVHNGEVLIALSDGGKAVGYALYRRVFKENTVSTIILHQYGISPLTENPDELRSALLAKVFAPELSCKRIVINLSKQKLADYEAVRRLGFETMIEQVCMEKNMRESMKVNATCVEEI
- a CDS encoding SDR family oxidoreductase, with amino-acid sequence MSANKCVVVTGASSGLGSHIAKMVAAKGWTPVLVARSEDKLQHLQNEIKHDFQIQAPYYRLDVQDVVDVERVFNRIEREVGPIDVLVNNAGYGIFEYFLEADMEDVKGMFDTNVVGLMACTKAVLPEMMNRKSGHIINIASQAAKLATVKGSVYAATKHAVLGFSNSLRLETKDHGIVVTTVNPGPIQTNFFKIADKTGEYEKNIEKWLLEPVDVARKVTKAIERPVREVNMPGWMEIGSKLYQLAPSIVEKLGKKAFSQK